Proteins encoded within one genomic window of Synechococcus sp. PCC 7335:
- a CDS encoding (2Fe-2S) ferredoxin domain-containing protein — MVASKKNRFSWVGQFLAFVPGKKSLYQSAIVQVVAVEEGAPIDTIQSYQIKLDKDIREAASHSIEAKDWIKIAGKGKPDKKTGKIEWKASTIKKVSLRKVAKVKEEAKTRSHSVQSKSLSTAKAKPTRILVCQKSSCRKKGSQKVSDAMEKAIANAEASDQVIVKSTGCLKCCKTGPTVVVLPANDKNKKTSKERHRKVTPKAAKKIVASVL; from the coding sequence ATGGTCGCTTCAAAGAAAAATCGTTTCTCTTGGGTAGGACAGTTCCTAGCTTTTGTTCCTGGGAAAAAGTCTCTTTATCAATCTGCTATTGTTCAGGTAGTTGCTGTCGAAGAAGGCGCACCTATCGATACGATCCAAAGTTATCAGATCAAGCTAGATAAAGATATTCGAGAGGCAGCGTCTCACTCGATTGAGGCCAAAGATTGGATCAAAATTGCTGGTAAGGGCAAACCGGACAAAAAAACAGGCAAGATTGAGTGGAAAGCCAGCACTATAAAGAAAGTTTCACTTCGAAAGGTAGCCAAAGTAAAGGAAGAGGCGAAGACGCGATCGCACTCTGTACAGTCGAAATCGCTGAGTACGGCTAAAGCAAAGCCTACTAGGATCTTGGTTTGCCAGAAGTCTAGCTGCCGTAAGAAGGGAAGTCAGAAGGTGAGCGATGCGATGGAAAAAGCGATCGCTAATGCAGAAGCTTCCGACCAGGTGATAGTCAAATCGACGGGTTGTCTCAAATGCTGTAAAACAGGTCCGACCGTTGTCGTTTTACCAGCTAATGACAAAAACAAAAAAACATCCAAAGAAAGACATCGGAAAGTCACGCCGAAGGCTGCCAAAAAAATTGTTGCTTCTGTGCTGTAG
- a CDS encoding Asr1405/Asl0597 family protein: MSLFSSAKSTGSSANLGGNSDGLSISSLILVTCEDRWQVYHRLQDLDIECCCSGFQPLQVEVRTPTQALQLWSVLKRVAYSRTALVASLNRCWEASGSEE; encoded by the coding sequence GTGTCACTATTTAGTTCTGCAAAATCAACTGGTTCATCGGCCAATCTGGGCGGGAATTCAGACGGCTTATCAATCTCAAGTCTGATACTGGTAACTTGTGAGGACCGCTGGCAGGTTTATCATCGCCTGCAAGATCTTGACATTGAGTGTTGTTGCAGTGGTTTTCAGCCACTACAAGTAGAGGTGAGAACGCCGACACAGGCACTGCAATTATGGAGCGTTCTCAAGCGGGTTGCCTATTCTCGAACAGCTTTAGTGGCGTCGCTCAATCGATGTTGGGAAGCCTCAGGTTCGGAGGAATAG